The following coding sequences lie in one Arachis ipaensis cultivar K30076 chromosome B03, Araip1.1, whole genome shotgun sequence genomic window:
- the LOC107633187 gene encoding uncharacterized protein LOC107633187, whose protein sequence is MEMMIKKQELANKNHEASLRNLERQIGQLSKQTVAERASNALPSDTIPYPKKECKAIQLRSGRTLENGKEANKKPVENDEASSKEEVTLKEKDQDKLKEKEEQPQSSKKEKQIIEEHSQAQRKEVKIYSPPLPYPQRFQKEIKDQQFSKFLEVFKKMEINIPLAKALEQMPLYAKFLKELINKKRSWNEKETVILTQECSAVTQRGLPPKLKDPGSFILSCTIGNRTLNKALYDLGASINLMPLSLMKQLIIEELMPTRMSLQMADRSLKIPNRVVENL, encoded by the coding sequence atggagatgATGATCAAGAAACAAGAATTGGCCAACAAAAATCATGAAGCTTCACTGCGGAatctagagaggcaaattggtcAACTGTCTAAGCAAACAGTGGCTGAAAGAGCATCCAATGcattaccaagtgacaccatcccCTATCCTAAAAAAGAATGCAAAGccatccaattaaggagtggaagaaccttggaGAATGGCAAAGAAGCTAACAAGAAGCCTGTGGAGAATGATGAGGCCAGCAGCAAGGAAGAAGTGACACTTAAGGAGAAGGACCAAGACAAGCTCAAGGAGAAAGAGGAACAGCCACAATCTTCAAAGAAGGAAAAGCAAATTATTGAAGAACATTCACAAGCACAGAGGAAAGAAGTGAAGATTTACAGCCCTCCTTTGCCATATCCCCAAAGATTTCAGAAGGAGATCAAAGACCAACAGTTTTCCAAATTCTTAGAAGTGTTTAAGAAGATGGAGATTAATATTCCCCTTGCTAAAGCTCTagaacaaatgcctctatatgcaaaattcctcaaagaGCTCATCAATAAGAAAAGGAGCTGGAATGAGAAGGAGACAGTAATCTTAACCCAAGAATGTAGTGCTGTCACCCAAAGAGGTcttccaccaaagctcaaagatccaggaagTTTCATTCTATCTTGCACTATAGGCAATAGAACATTGAATAAAGCCCTCTATGatctaggagccagcatcaacttgatgcctctcTCATTAATGAAGCAGCTTATAATAGAAGAACTCATGCCAACTagaatgtcacttcaaatggctgacaGATCGCTCAAAATACCTAatagagttgtggagaatttgtaa